The following proteins are co-located in the Phragmites australis chromosome 10, lpPhrAust1.1, whole genome shotgun sequence genome:
- the LOC133930085 gene encoding uncharacterized protein LOC133930085, with the protein MAGDGKGDGKSGAKGDKAEASGEGVVIQRVIREVGGGTSYPVLTKANYSDWALLMKVKLKARALWNVIEKGGADAQEEMMALDALCGAVPPEMVPTLAKKETAKEAWDAIATMRVGDDRVKKATAQQLRRKFDLATFNDGETVEDFGLRLEGMAAHLITLSEEVKDADIVAKMLRSVPPRFKQIAIAIKTLLDVSTMTVAELTGLLKEAEESFEEVPASLQHEGKLYLTEEEWDARRKRREAEYGGGASSGSARRGGGGGRRGRGRGRAGGSSNGPANSNKPKGDECHRCGKTGHWARDCRSKPKREQAHAVQDEEEASLCFASCSTILPSPAPPQSSATQPTPPAVASLAGADSAPLGALHHHGDGGSGQTPPVAQIEIREEKVFAQLGEEEEREAETWVLDSGATNHMSGSRAAFSKLDPEVRGTVRFGDDSMARIEGRGTIVFECKNGELRSFAGVYFIPRLTTNIVSLGQLDEVRFKIEIDAGVMRIREPDGQLLARVTREANRLYLL; encoded by the coding sequence ATGGCTGGTGACGGGAAGGGCGATGGCAAGTCCGGCGCCAAGGGCGACAAGGCCGAAGCCTCCGGCGAGGGCGTAGTGATCCAGCGGGTGATTCGTGAGGTGGGAGGCGGGACTAGCTACCCCGTCCTCACCAAGGCCAATTACTCTGATTGGGCGCTCTTGATGAAGGTGAAGCTCAAGGCCCGGGCGCTGTGGAACGTCATCGAGAAAGGCGGCGCCGATGCGCAAGAGGAGATGATGGCGCTCGACGCCTTGTGCGGCGCGGTGCCACCGGAGATGGTGCCGACGCTCGCCAAGAAGGAGACGGCAAAGGAAGCCTGGGACGCGATCGCGACCATGAGGGTCGGGGACGACCGCGTGAAGAAGGCGACGGCGCAGCAGCTGCGCCGAAAATTCGACCTCGCCACGTTCAACGACGGTGAGACCGTCGAAGATTTTGGGCTGCGCCTGGAAGGCATGGCGGCGCATCTCATCACGCTAAGTGAGGAAGTGAAGGACGCGGACATCGTCGCGAAGATGCTTCGCAGCGTGCCGCCTCGCTTCAAGCAGATCGCGATCGCCATCAAGACGCTGCTGGACGTGTCGACGATGACGGTCGCCGAGCTGACGGGCCTGCTCAAGGAGGCGGAGGAGTCATTCGAGGAAGTGCCGGCGTCCCTGCAGCATGAGGGCAAGCTGTACCTCACGGAGGAGGAGTGGGACGCGCGGCGGAAAAGGCGCGAGGCAGAgtacggcggcggcgcgagcaGTGGCTCGGCGCgtcgcggcggtggcggcggcagacGCGGGCGCGGCCGTGGGCGCGCTGGTGGCTCGTCGAATGGGCCGGCAAATTCGAACAAGCCCAAGGGCGACGAGTGCCATCGATGCGGCAAGACGGGCCATTGGGCCCGGGATTGCCGGTCGAAACCCAAGAGGGAGCAGGCCCATGCGGTCcaagatgaggaggaggccTCACTCTGTTTTGCGAGCTGCTCCACCATTCTTCCCTCACCAGCGCCGCCGCAATCATCAGCGACCCAGCCGACGCCACCGGCGGTCGCGTCGCTCGCCGGGGCCGATTCAGCGCCGCTGGGAGCACTGCATCACCATGGAGATGGCGGATCTGGGCAGACGCCGCCTGTGGCCCAGATCGAGATCCGCGAAGAGAAGGTCTTCGCGCAGctcggagaagaagaggagcgGGAGGCGGAAACGTGGGTCCTGGACTCCGGGGCAACCAACCATATGTCCGGGTCCAGGGCCGCCTTCTCGAAGCTGGATCCGGAGGTGCGCGGCACCGTGCGCTTCGGTGATGACTCGATGGCGCGGATCGAGGGGCGGGGCACCATCGTCTTCGAGTGCAAGAACGGCGAGCTCCGGTCGTTTGCCGGGGTCTACTTCATTCCCCGGCTGACGACGAACATCGTGAGCCTGGGCCAGCTCGACGAGGTCCGCTTCAAGATCGAGATCGACGCCGGTGTGATGAGGATTCGGGAGCCCGACGGTCAGCTGCTGGCTAGGGTGACGCGCGAGGCGAATCGCCTGTACCTGCTCTGA
- the LOC133883541 gene encoding serine/threonine-protein phosphatase PP2A-1 catalytic subunit-like encodes MPSHADLDRQISQLRECKFLAEADVKALCEQAKAILMEEWNVQPVRCPVTVCGDIHGQFYDLIELFRIGGDTPDTNYLFMGDYVDRGYYSVETVTLLVALKVRYRDRITILRGNHESRQITQVYGFYDECLRKYGNANVWKYFTDLFDYLPLTALIENQIFCLHGGLSPSLDTLDNIRSLDRIQEVPHEGPMCDLLWSDPDDRCGWGISPRGAGYTFGQDIAQQFNHTNGLSLISRAHQLVMEGFNWCQDKNVVTVFSAPNYCYRCGNMAAILEIGENMDQNFLQFDPAPRQIEPDTTRKTPDYFL; translated from the exons ATGCCGTCGCACGCGGATCTGGACCGGCAGATCTCGCAGCTGCGGGAGTGCAAGTTTCTGGCGGAGGCGGATGTGAAGGCGCTCTGCGAGCAGGCAAAGGCGATCCTCATGGAGGAGTGGAACGTGCAGCCCGTGCGCTGCCCCGTCACCGTCTGCGGCGACATCCACGGCCAGTTCTACGACCTCATCGAGCTCTTCCGCATCGGCGGCGACACCCCCGACACGAACTACCTCTTCATGGGCGACTACGTCG ACCGTGGCTACTACTCAGTGGAGACTGTGACATTGTTAGTGGCTCTAAAAGTACGTTATAGAGACAGAATCACAATATTGAGAGGAAATCATGAGAGCAGACAAATAACTCAAGT GTATGGCTTCTATGATGAATGCTTGCGGAAGTACGGAAATGCAAATGTATGGAAGTACTTCACGGACTTGTTTGATTATTTGCCTCTCACAGCTCTTATAGAAAACCAG ATCTTTTGCCTACATGGTGGtctctctccatctctggaTACATTGGATAATATCCGTTCTCTTGATCGCATACAAGAG GTCCCGCATGAAGGACCAATGTGTGATCTTTTGTGGTCTGACCCGGATGACAGATGTGGGTGGGGAATTTCACCAAGAGGGGCAGGATACACATTTGGACAAGATATCGCACAGCAATTCAACCATACAAACGGACTTAGTCTTATTTCAAGGGCCCATCAACTTGTAATGGAAGGGTTCAATTGGTGCCAG GATAAGAACGTTGTCACAGTGTTCAGTGCGCCAAACTACTGTTACCGTTGTGGTAACATGGCTGCAATTCTCGAAATTGGAGAGAATATGGATCAGAACTTCCTCCAGTTTGATCCAGCACCACGGCAAATCGAGCCAGACACAACACGCAAGACCCCGGACTACTTTTTGTAA
- the LOC133883540 gene encoding putative receptor protein kinase ZmPK1, which translates to MDTCSAYIFLLTLIHLLSRISGHDFLSAGSSLSVEHSSDMLHSPDGTFTCGFYSISPNASTFSIWFSNSSERTFVWSANPLHPVYTWGSKVKLDVDGSMVLKDYNGQIVWTNNVSVSDAVHVQAQLLDNGNLIVKGKGATILWQSFSSPTDTLLPTQSITAPTKLVSTNRLLVPGHYSFHFDDQYLLSLFNDEKDISFIYWPNPSRTIWEKLRIPFNSTTTGALDSWGHFLGSDNATFTAADWGPGIMRRLTLDYDGNLRLYSLNKAGGTWSVTWMAFPQLCKVRGLCGRNGICVYTPVPACACAPGFEVIDPSDRSKGCRRKINISCDAQEVKFAKLTHTDFSGYDMSVHRFVSLDFCKNICLSDCKCKGFAYWEGLGDCYPKSVLLGGVTLHRLGSTGTMYIKIHKGVEVPESSIPQSQPFGPKYGPNCRSTNKYFISDFLDMLKSDQDESKYLYFYGFLSAVFLAEVMFIVLGGFILRRERRELRGVWPAEAGYEMITNHFRRYSYRELVTATRKFKDELGKGASGIVYKGVLKDNRAVAVKKLKDINSGEEEFQHELSVISRIYHMNLVRVWGFCSDGPHRILVSEYVQNGSLDKILFGAEGSENLLEWKQRFNIALGVARGLAYLHHECLEWVIHCDVKPENILLDENLAPKIADFGLAKLLNRRGSNLNVSRIQGTRGYLAPEWVSSLPITTNVDVYSFGVVLLELLKGARVSDMGNNEDEDVEMVLRRMVRMLKEKLKLDATEQSWFADFIDARLNGQFNKLQARTLMKLAVSCLEEDRGRRPTMEDVSQMLVSVDEVSSATVMGGAA; encoded by the coding sequence ATGGATACATGCTCAGCCTATATTTTTCTCCTCACTTTGATTCATCTGCTTTCGCGTATCTCAGGGCATGATTTCCTCTCGGCAGGCTCGTCCCTCTCCGTAGAGCACAGCTCCGATATGCTCCACTCGCCAGACGGCACTTTCACCTGTGGCTTCTACAGCATCTCCCCCAATGCCTCCACCTTCTCCATTTGGTTCTCCAACTCATCTGAAAGAACCTTCGTCTGGAGCGCGAACCCTCTCCATCCTGTGTATACCTGGGGATCCAAAGTCAAGTTAGACGTTGATGGGAGCATGGTTTTAAAAGATTACAATGGCCAGATTGTCTGGACCAACAATGTGAGTGTTTCTGATGCCGTACATGTTCAAGCTCAGCTCTTAGACAATGGAAACCTCATTGTGAAGGGCAAAGGCGCCACCATTCTGTGGCAAAGCTTTTCTTCTCCTACTGATACCTTGTTGCCCACTCAGAGCATTACTGCTCCGACAAAGCTGGTATCTACTAACAGGTTACTTGTTCCTGGCCACTACAGCTTCCATTTTGATGATCAATACCTGCTTTCACTGTTCAATGATGAGAAGGATATTTCTTTTATCTACTGGCCAAATCCAAGTAGGACTATCTGGGAAAAGCTTAGAATACCATTCAATAGCACCACAACTGGGGCTCTTGATAGCTGGGGGCATTTCCTTGGAAGTGATAATGCAACCTTCACAGCTGCTGATTGGGGTCCAGGGATCATGAGGAGGCTAACATTGGATTATGACGGTAACCTCAGATTATACAGTCTGAATAAGGCAGGAGGAACATGGTCAGTCACATGGATGGCATTTCCACAGCTCTGCAAAGTACGTGGCTTGTGTGGCAGGAATGGAATATGCGTATATACGCCTGTGCCTGCCTGCGCGTGTGCCCCTGGTTTTGAAGTCATCGACCCAAGTGACCGGAGCAAAGGCTGCAGACGAAAGATCAACATCAGCTGTGACGCGCAGGAAGTGAAATTTGCTAAGCTAACCCACACTGATTTCTCTGGGTATGATATGAGTGTCCATCGTTTCGTTTCTCTTGACTTTTGCAAGAACATATGCTTGAGTGACTGCAAGTGTAAGGGCTTCGCATACTGGGAAGGACTTGGTGATTGCTATCCAAAGTCTGTGCTTCTTGGTGGTGTAACCCTGCATAGACTTGGTAGTACTGGTACCATGTACATCAAGATTCATAAGGGAGTAGAAGTGCCCGAGTCCTCAATTCCCCAGTCACAACCTTTCGGCCCAAAATATGGCCCCAACTGCAGGTCAACAAACAAATACTTCATATCAGATTTCTTGGATATGCTTAAGAGTGATCAGGATGAATCGAAGTATTTGTACTTCTATGGATTTTTATCAGCAGTTTTTCTGGCAGAGGTAATGTTTATTGTACTAGGAGGGTTTATTTTGAGGAGAGAGCGCAGGGAACTGAGAGGAGTATGGCCAGCTGAGGCTGGATATGAAATGATCACTAACCATTTTCGCAGATACTCCTACAGAGAGTTGGTGACAGCTACTAGAAAGTTTAAGGATGAGCTTGGAAAGGGAGCATCAGGCATCGTATACAAAGGAGTCCTGAAAGACAATAGAGCAGTAGCTGTGAAAAAGTTAAAAGACATAAACTCTGGTGAAGAAGAATTTCAACATGAACTGAGTGTGATTAGCAGGATTTACCATATGAATCTAGTGAGAGTTTGGGGATTCTGTTCTGATGGTCCACACCGGATATTGGTATCAGAATATGTTCAGAATGGTTCATTGGATAAAATCTTATTTGGTGCTGAAGGTTCAGAAAACTTACTTGAATGGAAGCAAAGATTTAATATTGCCCTAGGAGTGGCTAGAGGATTGGCGTATCTTCATCATGAGTGCTTAGAGTGGGTCATCCACTGCGACGTGAAGCCTGAAAATATACTGCTGGATGAGAACTTGGCGCCAAAGATCGCTGACTTTGGCCTTGCAAAGCTCCTGAACAGACGTGGATCCAATTTAAATGTTTCACGGATACAAGGAACTAGAGGCTATTTAGCGCCTGAATGGGTTTCCAGTCTCCCGATAACAACAAATGTTGATGTATACAGCTTCGGAGTGGTGCTTCTGGAACTACTAAAGGGAGCCCGTGTTTCGGACATGGGAAAtaatgaggatgaggatgtgGAGATGGTCCTCAGAAGGATGGTCAGGATGCTCAAAGAGAAGCTGAAGTTGGATGCCACTGAGCAATCTTGGTTTGCCGACTTCATTGATGCTAGATTGAATGGCCAATTCAACAAGTTGCAAGCAAGAACATTGATGAAGTTGGCTGTTTCGTGCCTGGAGGAAGATAGGGGCAGAAGACCTACCATGGAAGATGTGTCGCAGATGCTGGTTTCAGTTGATGAAGTCAGTAGCGCAACTGTAATGGGAGGAGCTGCTTAA